Proteins encoded in a region of the Acidobacteriota bacterium genome:
- a CDS encoding carboxypeptidase regulatory-like domain-containing protein has product MKKKLLGSRFRTIFTVLGICAVFAAIFGFSENSTVAGSDSESGLLEKMIVANGSVALDVDLGLLSGAEGSSRTESLAFEAEKDAFFAMLVFNNEIRGTIPSMLPIHPQQKADLPTKLQESYERLAIESLPAGGQYELILRDSKTGFHFFNVDGPEFAFDPETRTITIKAGRVLVSDDLAAELERPEAAGKSVGSINISTKMRTIETARIVNGGVESGKLPAGYGMEDNAGTVPGPDVIVGDVYGLAQFGSASNGFVGLAVGTNSCNAGTVDLDWFALPSNNHPVIPQNMYRMSGGTNGEVTFEQIGQSSMKHAFTALTQNLCGYGCNGVGGSRLGSGCSDPYSASLNAGPSLGSRAWVNPFTGFYPRGDSATPPNSHSGHSHLGPDHRILTKIDDLRTDINQGARYYAEAQYVTPHEYQWCLSNPTQCNMYNNMSYRRYTVGGTAGSFSFSPAENTVRQKPAVHAWPGATVTEYRVAGGTDGAFYVAYKVTQIAQGTWQYEYAIFNHNLDRAIGAFSVPTGQGVSVTNVGFHSPPQHPGWTGDGTVGNAGFSSAAWAVNQNADAVSWATETLAQNPNANAIRWGTMYNFRFTSTSAPTTKNATIGFFKTGEPMTVPVEAPGSSVVANVAVSGRVTDSNGYGIPLARITITDGQGASRSVLTTSFGNYTIYNVVPGQTYTIGATAKRYTFPAPQQVPITTDVANLNFVGSE; this is encoded by the coding sequence ATGAAGAAAAAGTTGCTGGGCAGCCGGTTCCGTACCATCTTTACGGTCCTCGGCATTTGCGCCGTATTCGCTGCGATTTTCGGGTTCTCCGAAAATAGCACAGTCGCCGGTTCGGACTCAGAATCCGGATTGCTTGAAAAGATGATCGTAGCCAACGGCAGCGTCGCTCTTGACGTTGACCTCGGGCTGCTTTCCGGGGCCGAGGGCTCCTCGCGTACAGAGAGCCTTGCCTTTGAGGCCGAAAAGGATGCGTTCTTTGCGATGCTCGTTTTCAACAACGAGATCCGTGGAACTATCCCGAGTATGCTTCCGATCCACCCGCAGCAGAAAGCTGACCTTCCGACAAAGCTGCAGGAATCGTACGAACGCCTTGCCATCGAGAGCCTCCCCGCCGGCGGCCAATATGAGCTGATCCTGCGAGATTCGAAGACCGGCTTCCACTTCTTTAATGTCGATGGGCCGGAATTCGCTTTCGATCCCGAAACGCGTACGATCACCATCAAGGCTGGCCGCGTTCTGGTCTCCGACGATCTTGCTGCCGAACTCGAGCGCCCCGAGGCCGCCGGAAAGAGCGTCGGCTCGATCAACATTTCGACCAAGATGCGTACCATCGAGACCGCCCGCATCGTTAACGGCGGTGTCGAGAGCGGCAAGCTTCCGGCTGGATACGGCATGGAAGACAACGCCGGAACGGTACCCGGCCCGGACGTGATCGTCGGTGATGTTTATGGCCTGGCACAGTTTGGAAGCGCGAGTAATGGATTCGTCGGACTTGCCGTCGGAACGAACTCATGCAACGCGGGAACGGTGGACCTTGATTGGTTCGCATTGCCGAGCAACAATCACCCGGTCATTCCGCAGAATATGTATCGCATGAGCGGCGGTACGAATGGCGAAGTGACCTTTGAGCAGATCGGCCAGTCAAGCATGAAGCACGCCTTTACCGCTCTGACGCAGAATCTCTGCGGCTATGGCTGCAACGGCGTCGGCGGCAGCCGCCTTGGCTCCGGATGTTCGGATCCATACTCGGCGAGCCTCAATGCCGGTCCGAGCCTTGGTTCGCGTGCGTGGGTAAACCCGTTCACCGGCTTTTATCCGCGTGGCGACTCGGCCACACCGCCGAACAGCCACTCCGGACACTCGCACCTTGGACCGGATCACCGCATCCTGACCAAAATCGACGATCTCCGTACGGACATCAATCAGGGAGCCCGCTACTATGCGGAGGCGCAGTACGTGACGCCGCACGAATATCAGTGGTGCCTATCGAATCCGACGCAGTGCAACATGTACAACAATATGTCGTATCGTCGCTACACAGTTGGCGGAACGGCGGGTTCGTTCTCATTCTCGCCGGCCGAAAATACGGTCCGCCAGAAGCCGGCCGTTCATGCATGGCCCGGTGCGACCGTTACCGAATATAGAGTTGCGGGCGGCACCGACGGAGCGTTCTATGTTGCCTACAAGGTGACACAGATCGCCCAAGGCACTTGGCAGTATGAGTACGCGATCTTTAACCATAACCTCGACCGGGCGATCGGTGCGTTCAGCGTGCCGACCGGACAGGGAGTTTCGGTGACGAACGTCGGCTTCCACTCGCCACCGCAGCATCCGGGCTGGACCGGTGACGGTACGGTCGGAAATGCCGGCTTTAGCTCGGCAGCGTGGGCAGTTAATCAAAACGCCGATGCGGTCAGTTGGGCGACGGAAACACTCGCACAGAACCCGAACGCGAACGCCATCCGCTGGGGTACGATGTATAACTTCCGCTTTACTTCGACCAGTGCCCCGACGACGAAGAACGCCACCATCGGCTTCTTTAAGACCGGCGAACCGATGACGGTCCCGGTCGAAGCTCCGGGAAGTTCGGTCGTTGCAAACGTCGCTGTCTCAGGGCGTGTCACAGACTCGAACGGCTACGGCATTCCGCTGGCACGCATTACGATCACCGATGGACAAGGTGCAAGCCGCTCGGTGCTGACCACAAGCTTCGGAAACTACACCATCTATAACGTAGTTCCCGGACAGACCTACACCATCGGAGCTACGGCGAAGCGTTACACCTTCCCCGCTCCGCAACAGGTGCCGATCACGACCGACGTAGCGAATCTCAACTTCGTCGGAAGCGAATAA
- a CDS encoding 4Fe-4S binding protein has product MKPGCEGKQDTPKKRAKLPVIASASEGKPDMRKSTMGRWRAGALIALHLLMAAHIAQWLYTGSTVSPIEPSETMWTLQQGAVNAGAIFFALAILSTLILGRFVCGWACHVVALQDLCAWMLKKIGLTPRPFRSRLLIFIPLIAALYMFVWPTVLRAITKPENEPIIPAFSNHLITTEFWATFPPIEVAIPFLFIVGFITVYFLGSKGFCTYGCPYGGFFAVADKFAPGRIRVTDACNECGHCTATCTSNVIVHAEVKKYGMVVDPGCMKCMDCVSVCPNDALYFGFGKPSVAVNTEPSAKYSLTWPEEIFAAAAFVAAYFAVWNVYQLVPMLMAIGIAIITAFLAVKTLHLFRRESLVFYRWSLRSKGSLTLAGYAFLAFAAGWIGLNAHSGWVRYHESAGTRAFENIRVPDELALLQSNPQPWLSLADQGNIAVGRRHLQRAAEIGLFTNTDAMPKLAWMEYLAGNKDKALELLSVAADRQSGQQRALSLYYRGAILNRSGRFEEGLRGHEAALAERPDLSIALEDKGESLWMLGRREEAVAAWQEAVRQRPNLPIASNFIAGAAAASGNAQLASELSQMADRATPRDPLFQFMLGQRLQNVGMAELAERRFEAAFAADPTLRGRRSFPAAQPK; this is encoded by the coding sequence ATGAAACCCGGTTGCGAAGGAAAACAAGACACGCCGAAAAAGCGCGCCAAGCTGCCCGTTATCGCCTCGGCGAGCGAGGGCAAACCGGACATGCGTAAGTCGACCATGGGCCGCTGGCGTGCGGGGGCGTTGATCGCTCTGCACCTCCTTATGGCGGCCCACATCGCGCAGTGGCTTTACACAGGCAGCACGGTCTCGCCGATCGAGCCTTCGGAGACGATGTGGACGCTCCAGCAGGGAGCGGTAAATGCCGGTGCGATCTTTTTTGCACTCGCGATCCTCTCGACGCTGATACTTGGGCGGTTCGTTTGCGGCTGGGCTTGCCACGTTGTCGCTTTGCAGGATCTTTGTGCGTGGATGCTGAAAAAGATCGGGCTTACACCGCGGCCCTTCCGCTCGCGGCTGCTGATCTTCATCCCGCTCATTGCCGCACTTTATATGTTCGTTTGGCCGACGGTGCTGAGGGCTATAACGAAGCCGGAGAACGAGCCGATCATTCCAGCTTTTAGCAATCACCTGATCACGACCGAATTCTGGGCGACCTTTCCGCCGATCGAGGTGGCGATACCATTTCTTTTCATCGTCGGTTTCATCACCGTTTACTTTCTCGGTTCGAAGGGCTTCTGCACCTATGGCTGTCCGTACGGCGGATTCTTTGCGGTCGCCGATAAGTTTGCACCGGGCCGCATTCGCGTGACCGATGCCTGCAACGAGTGCGGGCACTGCACGGCGACGTGTACCTCTAACGTGATCGTCCACGCGGAGGTGAAGAAGTACGGAATGGTGGTCGATCCGGGCTGCATGAAATGCATGGATTGCGTCAGCGTTTGCCCGAACGACGCTCTGTATTTTGGCTTCGGCAAGCCCTCGGTCGCTGTCAATACGGAGCCCTCGGCAAAGTATTCGCTGACCTGGCCCGAGGAGATATTCGCGGCGGCGGCGTTCGTGGCGGCGTACTTCGCCGTCTGGAACGTCTATCAACTCGTGCCGATGCTGATGGCGATCGGCATCGCGATCATCACGGCCTTTCTTGCAGTAAAGACATTGCATTTGTTCCGACGTGAGAGCCTTGTTTTCTATCGCTGGAGCCTTCGATCAAAGGGAAGCCTGACCCTCGCCGGCTATGCTTTTCTAGCCTTCGCGGCGGGCTGGATCGGGCTCAATGCCCACAGCGGCTGGGTGCGCTATCACGAATCAGCGGGGACGCGTGCTTTTGAGAACATCCGGGTGCCGGACGAACTTGCACTCCTGCAATCGAACCCGCAGCCGTGGCTTTCACTTGCCGATCAGGGCAACATCGCCGTGGGCCGGCGGCATCTTCAGCGGGCGGCCGAGATCGGCCTCTTCACGAACACCGATGCGATGCCGAAGCTCGCTTGGATGGAATATCTCGCGGGAAATAAGGACAAGGCTCTCGAGCTACTTTCGGTCGCGGCCGATCGGCAGAGCGGACAGCAGCGGGCACTTAGCCTCTACTACCGCGGGGCGATCCTGAATCGCTCGGGTAGGTTCGAAGAAGGGCTTCGGGGCCACGAAGCGGCACTCGCCGAACGGCCGGATCTTTCGATCGCCCTCGAGGACAAGGGCGAATCGCTCTGGATGCTCGGGCGTCGCGAGGAAGCGGTCGCAGCCTGGCAGGAAGCGGTCCGGCAGCGGCCGAATTTACCGATCGCGAGCAATTTTATTGCAGGGGCGGCCGCGGCAAGCGGCAACGCTCAACTCGCGAGCGAACTTTCACAGATGGCCGACCGGGCCACGCCGCGTGATCCGCTTTTTCAATTCATGCTCGGCCAGCGGTTGCAGAATGTAGGTATGGCGGAGCTCGCAGAACGACGCTTCGAGGCCGCATTTGCCGCCGACCCGACCCTTCGCGGCCGCCGCAGTTTTCCCGCGGCCCAGCCAAAATAA
- a CDS encoding adenosylcobalamin-dependent ribonucleoside-diphosphate reductase has translation MSTAIETGTRSIVSSGNGATGAAPGIEARPLGLNAQKVVAKRYAIKDEHGEALETWADIVRRVVGHVSRAEKDPTAQSMFYRDMSAVMLRREFIPNTPCLVNAGKPKGQLAACFVLNVPDSIEGIMEHAQNVAVIHQTGGGTGMTYEFLRPAGSMVNSTRGVASGPVSFMNIVNQTTEVVKQGGVRRGANMGILAVTHPDVLRFIHAKNDQTSLTNFNISVTVTDLFMDAVDSKVWFQTEFNGEPWQQSVFDPLTGEDYKVYRRPDGSTVTFADKAAFEAADLEGCTIEEPPMPGMVYAPDIWNRIIASAHKYAEPGIIFIDEVNRHNHMMASMGPILACNPCGEQMLHFNNSCNLGSIDVAKFYDEENGADDVETSVEWDRLGQVTRLSTRFLDNVIDAGYFPLPAIEDVVKRTRPVGLGIMGFADLCLKLGITYGSEHSLELMERIMGFVRKEAWNASLAIGAEKGVFPELEANKDAYAKFLYDEIGIAKDVPLTPRNYEVTTIAPTGTISLVAETSSGIEPNFSWAYVRQDTLGTRTYVHTEAARALGVEVDQTDEESIKQAAEHVVAHESELPPRFISAMGIRSDEHVRVLAAAQKHTDNSISKTCNGARDDTLESVDALYHLARKLGCKAVSYYRDGSREGQVLNAMKAEERSSDAENEGRGDTETSVRLDLSASARVERPRELQGSTWRIPFDNQNLYVTVNHDGEKVLEVFATGPVSEGVGLLASKMLRGGFEVREVARSLNKVTGTNAVWFNERLLTSPEQAVAECLMLTDRRLKNLPASERQLQKQRAGVAAAVPGTEGMHVATDAEEIYSEMATLIGECPECRGQLEHASGCDFCRDCGYSKCK, from the coding sequence ATGAGCACAGCCATTGAGACCGGCACGAGGAGCATTGTCTCCAGCGGAAACGGAGCAACGGGAGCGGCACCGGGCATCGAAGCACGCCCGCTTGGACTCAACGCCCAGAAGGTCGTCGCCAAGCGATACGCCATTAAGGACGAGCACGGCGAGGCCCTCGAGACCTGGGCGGACATCGTCCGCCGTGTCGTCGGCCACGTCTCCCGTGCCGAAAAAGACCCGACGGCACAGTCGATGTTCTATCGCGATATGTCCGCCGTGATGCTCCGCCGCGAGTTCATTCCAAACACGCCGTGCCTCGTCAATGCCGGCAAGCCGAAGGGCCAACTCGCTGCTTGCTTTGTGCTCAATGTGCCGGATTCGATCGAGGGCATCATGGAACACGCCCAGAACGTCGCCGTTATCCACCAGACCGGCGGCGGAACCGGAATGACCTATGAATTCCTGCGGCCGGCGGGTTCGATGGTCAATTCGACCCGCGGCGTCGCAAGCGGCCCGGTCTCGTTCATGAACATCGTCAACCAGACGACCGAGGTCGTAAAGCAAGGCGGTGTCCGCCGCGGTGCCAATATGGGCATTCTGGCGGTCACTCATCCGGACGTTCTTCGCTTCATCCACGCCAAAAACGACCAGACGAGCCTGACAAATTTCAATATTTCGGTGACGGTCACCGACCTTTTCATGGACGCCGTCGACAGCAAGGTATGGTTCCAAACCGAGTTCAACGGCGAGCCTTGGCAGCAATCGGTCTTTGACCCGCTGACGGGCGAGGACTACAAAGTTTACCGCCGGCCGGATGGCTCGACCGTCACCTTTGCCGATAAGGCCGCCTTCGAAGCCGCCGACCTCGAAGGCTGCACCATCGAGGAACCGCCGATGCCCGGAATGGTCTATGCACCGGATATCTGGAACCGCATCATCGCCTCGGCACATAAATATGCCGAACCGGGCATCATCTTCATCGACGAGGTCAACCGCCATAACCATATGATGGCGTCGATGGGGCCGATCCTCGCATGCAACCCCTGCGGCGAGCAGATGCTCCATTTCAATAACTCCTGCAACCTCGGCTCGATCGATGTTGCGAAGTTCTACGATGAAGAGAACGGGGCCGACGACGTCGAAACCTCGGTCGAATGGGATAGGCTCGGGCAGGTAACGCGGCTCTCGACGCGATTTCTCGATAACGTAATCGACGCGGGCTACTTCCCGCTTCCGGCCATCGAGGACGTCGTCAAACGGACGCGGCCGGTCGGGCTCGGCATCATGGGCTTTGCCGATCTCTGCCTCAAGCTCGGCATCACGTACGGCAGCGAACATTCGCTCGAGCTGATGGAACGCATAATGGGCTTCGTTCGGAAAGAGGCGTGGAACGCGTCGCTCGCGATCGGTGCCGAAAAGGGCGTTTTTCCTGAGCTGGAGGCAAACAAGGACGCCTACGCAAAGTTTCTTTACGACGAGATCGGCATCGCGAAAGATGTGCCGCTGACGCCGCGAAATTATGAGGTTACGACAATCGCACCGACCGGAACCATTTCGCTTGTCGCGGAAACCTCGTCGGGAATCGAGCCGAATTTCTCGTGGGCATACGTCCGACAAGATACGCTCGGCACGCGAACCTATGTTCACACCGAGGCCGCAAGGGCTCTCGGCGTTGAGGTCGATCAGACTGATGAGGAATCGATAAAACAGGCGGCCGAGCACGTCGTTGCACACGAATCCGAGCTCCCACCGCGTTTCATTTCGGCGATGGGAATCCGTTCGGACGAGCACGTTCGCGTTCTCGCCGCGGCACAGAAGCACACCGATAACTCGATCTCAAAAACCTGCAACGGTGCCCGCGACGACACGCTCGAATCGGTGGACGCACTCTATCACCTCGCCCGGAAGCTCGGCTGCAAGGCCGTCAGCTACTACCGCGACGGCAGCCGCGAAGGCCAGGTTCTGAATGCGATGAAGGCAGAGGAGAGATCCTCGGACGCGGAGAATGAGGGACGCGGCGACACGGAGACTTCCGTTCGGTTGGACCTTTCGGCCTCTGCCCGTGTTGAGCGTCCGCGTGAGCTTCAGGGCTCGACCTGGCGAATTCCATTCGACAATCAGAACCTTTACGTAACGGTAAACCACGACGGCGAGAAGGTGCTTGAGGTCTTCGCGACCGGCCCGGTCAGCGAAGGCGTCGGCCTGCTTGCCTCAAAGATGCTCCGCGGCGGTTTTGAGGTCCGCGAGGTTGCCCGAAGCCTCAACAAGGTAACAGGCACGAACGCCGTTTGGTTCAACGAACGGCTGCTGACCTCGCCCGAACAGGCAGTGGCCGAGTGCCTCATGCTGACCGACCGGCGGCTGAAAAATCTTCCCGCCTCCGAACGCCAATTGCAGAAGCAGCGGGCGGGCGTGGCAGCGGCAGTGCCGGGAACGGAAGGCATGCACGTCGCAACCGACGCCGAGGAGATCTACAGCGAGATGGCGACGCTCATCGGCGAATGCCCCGAGTGCCGCGGCCAGCTCGAACATGCCTCGGGCTGCGACTTCTGCCGCGACTGTGGTTATTCAAAATGTAAATAG
- the hslO gene encoding Hsp33 family molecular chaperone HslO: MDKLIHATAADGTVRVISAVTTGIVAEAVRRHGTSPTVSAALGRMLTGTLLLGSTIKEFDRLTVKIDCRGEVGGITAEATKIGTVRGFVKNPIAEPPPKPNGKFDVSGIVGEGNFVVIREAGFEIGFRPEPYVGSVPIVSGEIAEDFAYYLAKSEQIPSAVLLGVLLQNTEPFVAASGGVLIQMMPGANDHIVTMIEDTVGRAPHVTELVKEGAGPEDLARIALGVIDFEVLEERPVSFACTCSLEKASAMIAALGEAEVRTMIAEETGAVMNCGFCNETYNLTDADLAKLLSGNS, encoded by the coding sequence ATGGACAAACTGATTCATGCAACAGCGGCCGATGGGACCGTCCGCGTAATCTCGGCAGTAACAACGGGCATCGTTGCGGAAGCCGTCCGGCGGCACGGAACCTCGCCGACCGTCTCCGCCGCCTTGGGGCGAATGCTCACGGGGACGCTCCTGCTGGGTTCGACAATAAAGGAATTTGACCGGCTGACGGTGAAGATAGATTGCCGCGGCGAGGTCGGCGGCATTACCGCCGAGGCGACGAAGATCGGGACCGTCCGCGGTTTTGTAAAAAACCCGATCGCCGAGCCGCCGCCGAAGCCCAACGGCAAATTTGACGTAAGCGGGATCGTCGGCGAAGGGAATTTCGTGGTTATCCGCGAGGCCGGTTTTGAGATCGGCTTTCGGCCTGAGCCATATGTCGGCTCGGTGCCGATCGTCTCGGGCGAGATCGCCGAGGACTTCGCCTATTATCTCGCCAAGTCCGAGCAGATTCCGTCGGCCGTGCTACTTGGCGTTTTGCTTCAGAACACGGAACCCTTTGTTGCGGCCTCGGGCGGAGTGCTTATCCAGATGATGCCCGGAGCGAATGACCACATCGTGACCATGATCGAGGACACAGTAGGCCGAGCACCGCATGTGACCGAGCTTGTCAAAGAAGGTGCAGGCCCTGAAGACCTTGCCCGTATCGCTTTAGGCGTGATCGATTTTGAAGTGCTGGAAGAAAGGCCGGTGAGCTTTGCGTGTACCTGCTCGCTTGAAAAAGCATCGGCAATGATCGCCGCGCTAGGCGAGGCCGAGGTGAGGACGATGATCGCAGAAGAAACCGGCGCCGTAATGAACTGCGGCTTTTGTAACGAAACGTATAACCTCACCGACGCTGATCTCGCGAAGCTACTTTCAGGAAATAGTTGA
- a CDS encoding PHP domain-containing protein: MKRILALMTLVAVLAGQAEAQPAGKRLNWYKGNTHTHTTNSDGDSPADEVVKWYRRNGYQFVVITDHEYITEVAPLNALFGKRDAFLIISGQEVTDSFGGKPYHINGLGLREVVMPNRLSGAVATLQKNIDDVRAKGGIPQLNHPNFGWALTAADIRQLKNINLMEVYNGHPLVNNLGGGGSPSVEAIWDELLTGGMMIYGIADDDSHTFTRPGDRTAALPGQAWVYVRAAELTPAAILAALDRGDFYGSTGVELEDVAIDQTGISIKIKPARASRYRVEFIGKGGRVIAESIENPAVYKFKGDEGYVRAKIYESNGRFAWIQPVRVP; the protein is encoded by the coding sequence ATGAAAAGAATTCTCGCGTTGATGACGTTGGTGGCGGTTCTGGCCGGGCAGGCGGAGGCACAGCCGGCGGGCAAGCGGCTGAACTGGTACAAGGGCAATACTCACACCCATACGACCAATAGTGATGGGGACAGTCCGGCGGACGAGGTCGTCAAATGGTACCGGCGCAACGGCTACCAGTTCGTGGTGATCACCGACCATGAGTACATAACCGAGGTCGCTCCGCTCAATGCCCTTTTTGGCAAGCGGGACGCTTTTCTTATCATCTCCGGCCAGGAAGTAACGGACAGCTTTGGCGGAAAGCCATACCACATCAATGGGCTCGGGCTTCGCGAGGTCGTGATGCCGAACCGGCTCTCCGGTGCGGTCGCGACGCTGCAGAAGAACATCGACGACGTCCGGGCGAAGGGCGGTATTCCGCAGCTAAATCACCCGAATTTCGGCTGGGCACTTACGGCAGCCGATATTCGTCAGCTGAAGAATATCAACCTGATGGAGGTCTATAACGGCCATCCGCTCGTCAATAATCTCGGCGGCGGCGGCTCGCCCTCGGTCGAAGCCATCTGGGATGAACTCCTTACCGGCGGGATGATGATCTACGGCATCGCCGATGACGACTCTCATACATTTACCCGGCCTGGCGACCGCACTGCTGCTTTGCCGGGACAGGCGTGGGTATATGTCCGTGCGGCGGAGCTCACACCCGCGGCCATCCTCGCGGCACTCGACCGTGGCGATTTTTACGGCTCGACCGGCGTCGAACTCGAGGACGTCGCCATTGACCAAACCGGCATCTCTATAAAGATCAAGCCCGCGAGAGCCAGCCGCTATCGGGTTGAATTCATCGGCAAGGGCGGCCGCGTGATCGCGGAATCAATCGAAAATCCCGCCGTCTATAAATTCAAGGGCGACGAGGGCTACGTTCGCGCAAAGATCTACGAATCGAACGGAAGGTTCGCGTGGATCCAACCCGTTCGCGTTCCTTAG
- a CDS encoding radical SAM protein, protein MPELRITEIFLSVQGESSHAGRPCAFVRLTGCPMRCVWCDSEYTFTGGERMRFEQIFEQLGEFGCPLVEVTGGEPLAQKNVFPFIERLCDGGYEVLIETGGYVSTEKVDPRAKIILDVKCPASGEAERNHWPNLERLRPDRDEVKFVIADLADCDFAKGIIAEYHLEKRAKEILISPVFGVENLADIAEAVAASGLRVRLNLQLHKYIWGPDVHGV, encoded by the coding sequence TTGCCTGAGCTTCGTATAACAGAGATATTTCTTTCGGTGCAGGGCGAGTCGTCGCATGCGGGGCGGCCGTGCGCTTTTGTGCGGCTGACGGGCTGCCCGATGCGGTGCGTTTGGTGCGATAGCGAATATACGTTCACCGGGGGCGAGCGGATGCGCTTTGAGCAGATCTTCGAGCAGCTCGGGGAATTCGGTTGTCCGCTGGTCGAGGTGACGGGCGGCGAACCGCTTGCGCAGAAGAATGTATTTCCGTTCATCGAGAGGCTTTGCGACGGCGGCTACGAAGTGCTGATCGAGACGGGCGGATATGTTTCAACCGAGAAGGTCGATCCGAGGGCAAAGATCATTCTGGACGTGAAATGTCCCGCCTCCGGCGAGGCCGAGCGGAACCACTGGCCGAACCTTGAAAGGCTTCGCCCGGACCGCGACGAGGTCAAGTTCGTCATTGCCGACCTCGCCGATTGTGATTTTGCGAAGGGCATCATCGCCGAGTATCATCTCGAAAAACGAGCGAAGGAGATTCTTATCTCGCCGGTCTTCGGCGTCGAAAATCTGGCGGATATCGCCGAAGCGGTCGCGGCGAGCGGCCTCCGGGTTCGGCTCAACCTTCAGCTTCACAAATACATCTGGGGGCCAGACGTTCACGGAGTTTAG
- a CDS encoding serine hydrolase — protein MKKIILVAVVVAFVAVSAMAQARPQPAGSPAVPSLDERIKTEIGDFKGKVWIYAKNLDTGKEYGMRADEQVRTASTIKLPIMTEVFRQVAEGKIAWTDPIEITKAVKVGGSGILFEFTDGTKIDVKTAMTLMIVQSDNTATNVILDKVSSNSVNDFMAKLGLNDTLSLRKIGGGGDAKAWDEPVNKLFGIGRSSPRDMVRLLEMLEKGEVVSKEASAEMIAILRRQQYKDGIGRNALDTVPVASKSGSLDRLRSDVGIVYTRRGRIAMAITVDDMPVVQYIMDDMGNELIWRLSQILQEGLAR, from the coding sequence ATGAAGAAGATAATTTTGGTTGCAGTGGTGGTTGCTTTCGTTGCGGTTTCGGCGATGGCCCAAGCGAGGCCGCAGCCGGCGGGAAGCCCCGCGGTGCCTTCGCTTGATGAGCGGATCAAGACTGAGATCGGCGACTTTAAGGGCAAGGTCTGGATCTATGCCAAAAACCTCGATACGGGCAAGGAATACGGCATGCGGGCCGATGAACAGGTGCGGACGGCGAGCACCATCAAGCTGCCGATCATGACAGAAGTCTTTAGGCAGGTAGCCGAGGGCAAGATCGCGTGGACCGATCCGATCGAGATAACAAAAGCGGTGAAGGTCGGCGGTTCGGGCATTCTTTTTGAGTTTACAGACGGAACGAAGATAGACGTAAAGACGGCGATGACGCTGATGATCGTCCAATCAGACAACACGGCGACGAACGTCATTCTGGACAAGGTTTCGAGCAATTCGGTCAACGACTTTATGGCAAAGCTCGGGCTGAACGACACGCTCTCGCTTCGCAAGATCGGCGGCGGAGGTGACGCAAAGGCCTGGGACGAGCCGGTCAACAAGCTCTTCGGCATCGGGCGTTCATCGCCGCGGGATATGGTCAGGCTGCTCGAGATGCTGGAGAAAGGCGAGGTCGTCTCGAAGGAAGCATCGGCCGAGATGATCGCGATATTAAGACGGCAGCAGTACAAGGACGGTATCGGCCGCAACGCACTCGACACGGTGCCGGTCGCGTCGAAGTCCGGCTCGCTCGACCGCCTGCGATCGGACGTCGGCATAGTTTACACACGCCGCGGCCGCATCGCGATGGCGATCACGGTCGATGACATGCCGGTCGTGCAATACATAATGGATGACATGGGCAATGAGCTGATCTGGAGATTATCGCAGATATTGCAAGAGGGATTGGCGAGGTAA
- the queC gene encoding 7-cyano-7-deazaguanine synthase QueC has protein sequence MCPFYCETYRSNERFTTESITATVDLICSHLSTASNENVPLAICLVSGGLDSCVTAAIARNENSYIAMLHISYGQRTEERERLAFNRIAGFYNAYRILDVSIEYLAKIGGSSLTDSNIAVTDADLDSKEIPTSYVPFRNANMLAIATSWAEVLGATSIYIGAVAEDSSGYPDCRPEFYEAFQQTINTGTKPDTRVEIRTPIIHLSKAEIVEKGIELGAPLHLTWSCYRNETLACGKCDSCALRLRGFERAGVKDPIAYQAS, from the coding sequence ATGTGTCCTTTCTATTGCGAGACATATAGATCGAATGAACGATTTACAACAGAAAGCATCACAGCGACCGTTGATTTGATCTGCAGTCATTTATCGACAGCATCAAACGAAAACGTGCCTTTGGCTATTTGTCTTGTATCCGGCGGACTAGATAGCTGTGTTACCGCTGCCATCGCAAGGAATGAGAACTCCTATATAGCGATGCTTCATATCTCTTATGGACAGCGAACAGAAGAACGCGAACGCTTGGCATTTAACCGGATCGCCGGATTCTATAACGCCTATCGTATTCTTGACGTATCGATCGAATACCTCGCAAAGATCGGCGGTTCATCGCTGACGGATTCCAACATTGCCGTGACCGACGCCGATCTTGACTCGAAGGAAATACCCACGAGCTATGTGCCGTTTCGGAATGCGAATATGCTGGCGATAGCGACGAGCTGGGCTGAGGTTCTGGGGGCGACGAGTATTTACATCGGTGCGGTCGCTGAGGACTCGAGCGGTTATCCGGATTGCCGGCCCGAGTTTTACGAGGCGTTTCAGCAAACGATCAACACGGGAACTAAGCCCGACACCCGCGTCGAAATTCGAACGCCGATAATTCATCTCTCAAAAGCCGAGATCGTAGAAAAGGGAATCGAGCTCGGAGCTCCGCTTCATCTCACATGGTCTTGCTATCGCAACGAAACGCTCGCCTGCGGTAAGTGCGATTCATGTGCTCTGCGGCTCCGGGGATTTGAACGAGCCGGTGTGAAGGATCCTATCGCTTATCAAGCATCATGA